ACAGCCTGATGTTCGTCATCGCTTTTGGCCTGGGCTGGTACATCATGAAAAAGATATTCGTACGCGAAAACGAACCGATCGAAAAGCTTGACAGCATTTTTATCTGGACGGCACTGGCCACTTTAGTCGGCGCAAGGTTAGGCCAGGTTTTCTTTTACGACTGGGATTATTTTAAAGAGCATCCTGCGGAGATATTCCTGCCATTCCGGTTCGACCCGTTCCGCTTTACAGGTTTCAGCGGACTGGCAAGCCACGGCGCCGCACTGATGATCATCATCTGCATGTATTTCTTTAGTAAAAAAGTCATGAAACGCCCGTTATTATGGGTACTGGACCGCGTGGTGATCCCTGTGGCCAGTGGCGCGATCTTCGTAAGGATTGGGAATTTCTTCAATTCCGAGATATACGGGCACCAAACGACCGGCGATAAATTCTATTCGGTGAAATTCATACGCGAAAGCGAGTTCTGGAACAGGCATGACCTGCTGAAATTAACTAACAGCACTGATGAACACGAGGCTTTCAATAAACTGACTACAGATCCGGCTTTCGCCAAAATCGTCGAGGCAATTCCGTACCGCCATCCATCGCAATTGTATGAGGCATTCGGATATATTTTCGTATTCCTGATCCTGTTTTACGCGTACTGGCGCACCGATGCGCGCCAAAGGCCCGGATTGCTGTTTGGCCTGTTCCTGATTATGCTGTTCACGGTGCGTTTCATAGTCGAATTTGTAAAAGAAAGCCAGGGCGGTTTTGAAAGCGACCTCGGATTGCTTTCGACAGGACAATGGCTCAGCATTCCTTTTGTGCTTGTCGGGCTGTTCTTCGTGATACGATCCAAAAAAATGGAACAAGGACTTTAACAAGTCCTTTTTTTGTAAATTAAGATTATAAAACTTCATCCCTAGAACCGGGAAAGCGATTACTTGGCTAAAAGCGTGATATACTCATTGGGATGATTCAATCCCTCATTGTATGGTACAACTTCGGTACAAAATTCGTTAATTTTATGCTGAAATTCAGCACCTTAAATCATCAATGTACGCATCTGGAAACAAAATGGAAGGCGGACTGTTATCCAATACCTTCATGACATCAGTATAAAGGGCAAACACTTACCGATTACGGCAGTCTGGAAATTCCGGGGAAGCTGAAAAACGCTAGAGTAAGCACAAAACCAATTACCTTTTGTCATGAAAAAAAAATACAGATGTCATGGATT
This genomic stretch from Flavobacterium pallidum harbors:
- the lgt gene encoding prolipoprotein diacylglyceryl transferase — its product is MTPFLSIVWNQSEGIDLGFFTVRYYSLMFVIAFGLGWYIMKKIFVRENEPIEKLDSIFIWTALATLVGARLGQVFFYDWDYFKEHPAEIFLPFRFDPFRFTGFSGLASHGAALMIIICMYFFSKKVMKRPLLWVLDRVVIPVASGAIFVRIGNFFNSEIYGHQTTGDKFYSVKFIRESEFWNRHDLLKLTNSTDEHEAFNKLTTDPAFAKIVEAIPYRHPSQLYEAFGYIFVFLILFYAYWRTDARQRPGLLFGLFLIMLFTVRFIVEFVKESQGGFESDLGLLSTGQWLSIPFVLVGLFFVIRSKKMEQGL